The nucleotide sequence aaatatttgcaaaGGTAACTGTTGGTCATCCATGGgcataaaaacatattttacaaatatcgCTTTTAAGGAAATCTACGTAAACAAAGTGCTTCTCACTTAATCATCAGTGAAGATTTAAAGGATGATCATTCATTCTTCAACATTaccaaaaatattacaaactaTGTAGTGTAACTCATGGAAACTATGGAGATGGCTATATATATTTTAACCCATCAATTCGAATAGATATTGccaaattatctaattttatagcAGAAAATTTAACCACTGTTTTAATTAGCTCCTTGATAATAGATAATCTAAGTTCATCTTTTGTATATTTGATTCACTTGATCAACTtgtatagaataattttttgatgatcATAGGTAACTGTCTGTTTATTATTgcataattttagaaaatccCAGAAAAATCAATCATCCTTCTTCATGCCTGTGCTCATAATCCAACTGGAGTTGATCCCAACAAAGAGCAATGGAAAGAAATCTCCGAGGTGATCAAAAAAAGGAACCTCTTTGTATTCTTTGATATGGCATATCAAGGATTTGCCACAGGTAGCGTAGACAACGATGCATTTGCTGtaagtttttatcaatattaaatgtataattaaaagaaaaggGATTTATTTAGGTGAGATATTTCTTGGAGCAAGGTCACAACATTGCTTTGGCTCAAAGTTTTGCTAAAAATATGGGGCTTTATGGTGAGAGAGCAGGAGCTTTTAGTATCATCGGCTCCTCTAAAGATGAAGCTGATAGAATAATGTCACAAATTAAAATACTCATCAGACCCATGTATTCAAATCCACCCATAAACGGTGCTAGAATCGTTGCCGAAATCTTGAGCGACCCAGGTTTAAAAAGCGAATGGTAAGTttgatttaaacaaataattcatcTTAAACATTCACAAATTTAGTTtcagatataaataataatcatgaACCCGCTGAAACTATTCCTGTTCATCCTAAAATAATTGCCCTTCCTGATCCCAACTTAACAAATATCCAGGTAAAATCATGTTAATGAATTTGTGTCAATAAATACCTGAAAATtgcatgaaaaaattttattaggtTACCAGAAGTTAAGGGAATGGCTGATAGAATCATATCTGTCCGTAAtaaactgaaagaaaatttaaagaagGAAGGATCTAGTAGAAACTGGGAGCACATTACCAATCAAATTGGAATGTTCTGTTTCACTGGAATGACTCCAGAGCAGGTAATCAGAAACATTTGTTACagaatgtcaaaaaataaatttaatttggatatagaaaaaaaatctctACACTCTTTATACTGAGAGAAATTTTTAGTGTTTGTTGATATTTACagaataaattctttttttttgtaggtGGAAAAGTTGGTGAAAGAACACAGCGTATACCTCACCAAAGATGGGCGTATCTCGATAGCTGGAGTTACatccaaaaatgttgattacTTAGCAAGAGCTATGCATTTATCTACAAAATAATTATGCTTTTAAATAGAATTGAATTGtgaaaagaatgattttttgaGATCAAAAGTATTATATTCAcctttatttacaattttttgttgcatgaaaaatatatatatacacatcttatattttgttaaaacaattttgttgTCAATAGTAAGAGTTACATTATTcgagtttttttgtaatatccTTAAACCTGACAATTGAAAGACAAATTTTACCTGATGTCTCATATAAGtgacaaataatttcaataatacataaaataaaagtttacaAGAACATGGTACCAAAAGCTTAGAATGTCACAAAATTGATActgttaatattaaaatattatttctaaaaattatctatatttctttatgacaatttaatataaattcaatgaaaaaataatataaattcagtcAAAGCTGTAGGATTTGAAGAACTATTAATCTGTTACTTCTTCTTAATGCCCTTGAACCGAGATTTTggtttaaatttttcatttgtatcaTCCGATTTTGGTTTATGTTCCTCGTGGATTATTGAATACAAAGTTTGCGCATCTATGGAATTTCCCAGTATTTCTTTCAGTTCTTCCTAAAAACcacaatcaatttcaattaaacCCCACATAGAagcatttcataaaattttcgaGGACGGTAGGAACATGAAAAGCGCAACTATTTTCTGCCACCATAGCAAATGCCCCATTTTCATATTGTATCCATCTATTGACATTCCATTTTTGAAGAAGAGTGAAAAATGCGATGATTTAGTATAAAAATGTAAGAGAGTAAGTCTCCAGAATTTCAACATAAACACCACTATTGAAACTCgaatttctttctaaaattatttctctAATTCAAATTTTACCCTGCAAATTTGAGTAATTCGTACAatacatatacatttattacaacaaataaaaatgtgaaaaacctCTCTTTAACTCTATCGACAACTAacgattttctgaaaaatggAGTTTTACATTGTCTCATTCTTTATATTGTTACCTCACTCTTTTTAACAATCTCGTCCATGCTTACTCCTTTTCTGAGGAACgaatcaatatttttcgaaGTGACTCCTGGTAGTTTCTGTATGAGATCATAAATATtggaattatattttgattgtatAACATCGAGATCTTGTTCGCCTCCAGCGGCAGTTGCGTACGCCACATTCGGTTCCTCTTTACCTGCCTAGAATAAAACACATTCAttgaattaatagaaaaaaaattataatataaaaggTGATCGAACAAATTTGAAATGCATAATAATGTATATATCGTAGGTCCAAGCGTTTGTCTATTCTCCTGGGACTTTAGCTAAATTTCGAATAATggaatatctattgaaaaaggCCAAATTGTTTAATAGTCAGAAAGGTAATCGCGGTATATGGGATAAAGAACAGACAAAGTAAAGCAAATTTTACTCGCTGGTCCTCCAGACAGAGAAGCTAGATCCAAAGCTTGCAATACTTACTAACATTATGTGAATAGGTATGAACTATTGCAAATCGAAAATGAATGTCACGTAATCGtaaaaagaacaaaacaaaCAGATGCTGTTATTTACTGTGTACCTGTAGAAGATTATCATGAGAAAATTTTAGCTCATGCTCAGACTGGTTAAGTTAGGTAAACAATGTGGAACAAACCGGTgttcttgttttaaaaataaaatgtaaatcacAATGTCACCAAGCTTCCACGTGttgcaataaattattgatgcacatgcaaaaaataaatatataagacttcttttatcctattttttttatctcattCTATAAATTTAGagatatttgtcttttatttcatatgCTCCCAAGTGTAGTGTTCTGGAGTTCCATAATGTCTTCCAGAGAATGTGGATataggtttcgtcctctgtgcagcAGAATCTACATGCTGTATTATCTGATAAGTCTACAGTTTTCAGGTGTCTATTGAGGTGACAGTGTCCTGATACGACTTCTGTCACTGATTTCTCAAGTTTTATTATGTGTTCTTCGGTTACCAATGTTAGAAGTTGTCTTAAGTGAACCAGAACTCTTCTACtatgtaccaaaaaaaaatgatttacattTTAGATCAGAAGCCAAAAAGGAGAGTAACTTCTCCTCTCCCctttacaacaaaatttaacttttcatATGGAGCAGCTATTGGTCACAAGTCAGTAACAGCTAACAACTAAAAAGAATTGAGAAATATACAGTTCCAAGGGATGCTACTTTGGTTGAAAAAGTGGCAAAAAATCTAAAAGGATAAACATCAAATCAATCTTTTACGACTATTCTATATTTTCTTAGCTTCTCTtgataattccaaaaaaaatcaaaaagtgtTTTCGTGATTCTTCaacaaaaattgacaattttaattgttaaagTAGAATCAGAAATGATTTCTATTCTTTTCAAGGCACCGAGATAGATTATCAAttagaaaaaagaacaaaatcaGAAAGTAATGTTTCTATTCCATTTTGATAACTGAGATTCAAAAAGAAAGGAAAGGTACgaattgaaatcaattttttatgaatataccATATAAAATACACAATAAAACGGAAATCCATACtggttaataattttttttccttttgttaGGGAGAGTAAGGGGAGCTGAGCACTCATATTAGATCAAATCT is from Diorhabda carinulata isolate Delta chromosome 1, icDioCari1.1, whole genome shotgun sequence and encodes:
- the LOC130901223 gene encoding aspartate aminotransferase, mitochondrial; amino-acid sequence: MSIKQTVTLLQSKNGICCALQRANSWWSGVQMGPPDAILGVTEAFKRDTNPNKINLGVGAYRDDNGKPYVLPSVRKAEEKIKAKGLDKEYAPISGVPEFCKRSIELALGENSPAVKNGLNATVQGISGTGALRIGGAFLNSFFPGNKIIYLPSPSWGNHNPIFKHSGLEVKSYRYYNPKTCGLDVQGTLEDISKIPEKSIILLHACAHNPTGVDPNKEQWKEISEVIKKRNLFVFFDMAYQGFATGSVDNDAFAVRYFLEQGHNIALAQSFAKNMGLYGERAGAFSIIGSSKDEADRIMSQIKILIRPMYSNPPINGARIVAEILSDPGLKSEWLPEVKGMADRIISVRNKLKENLKKEGSSRNWEHITNQIGMFCFTGMTPEQVEKLVKEHSVYLTKDGRISIAGVTSKNVDYLARAMHLSTK